In Spirosoma pollinicola, the genomic window GTTTTCAACCCTGGAAAGTTAACCTATACAACACAAAAAAGGGATCAATCGCGGTAAAGAGGCAGGAACTATCGGTAAATGCAGTCCGTCACTGCTCAAAAAGTAGTTATGATAGGAAACTTTAGCCGCAATGACGGACCCTCGAAAAGTTCAGTAGCGGTTGGCTGTATTTTCGTCACTTTTGTATCATTTTAGTGAATAGCTTGTTATTCTGGCTACTCTGGCCAGTGGTTAAGCGTTGTACTTCGTGACAACACTTGTAAAAGTAATCATTTGGTGAGTGGGTGAAGTAACCGATTAGGAAAGACAAATACCGGAAAATCTCCAGTAATGGTGTTAAAAACGGGCCACTTCAATGGAAGAAATTACTAATTGGCGAGGTTTTCCTACCTGCCCATCCACTCTTAGTCAGAAGCGCAACAACCCGTTAAAACCCCTGCTAATTCTTTCCACTATACAAGTTATAACCTGGTAGGGGCGGATTGACTTGTTACTTCTATTTTACCAATTCATTCAAAATCAGGATTCTCTTAAAACGCTCCCGCTTGAGACGCAGAAGGGTTTATATGTGCGCTTCTTAAACGGGGGGTTAAAAGGCACATCTTGTCTTAATAAGTGTCAACACCTGTCAGTAGAATACGGACTCTTGAAAAAAGGAAAAGTGCCCTGCTTAAATAGTTGCTACAAATACTTAAGCATGGGACTTTTCCAAGGCCCGTATGCTACTGATGGTGTTTGACAGATATTAAAAAATCACTGTCTCACATTTCGCTCCCGCGTGAGACGAGACGACATTTGAGTATCTGTAATTCGGGCGTTTAAAAATACGGTCAACAGCTAGGTCATAGATCAGACGAAGCCTCGGATTTCTCAACCAACCAAGGTGAATTTGTTGACGCTCAACTTCTTTATAGGGATGTTTCAATAAATTAATATACCTTTGCCATTAACCAACTGGTTAGTTAATGGCTATCATTCAGCAATCTACTCAAAGTCGGATTTTAACCGAAGCGGTCACCATCTTTCAACAAAAAGGGCTTCATGGGGCCCGCATGCAAGAGATCGCCGACAAAGCGGGCATCAATAAAGCCATGCTGCACTATTACTTTAAAACCAAAGAGGAGCTATTCCAACAAGTTTTCCAACTAGCCCTCGACCTGTTTATCGCTAAAATTGAGCTAATCCTAACCAGTGAACTACCCCTGGCTCAGATCGTCATCCACTACGTTGACCATACCCTGGACGCGCTGTCGGCTAACCCGACAATACCCGCCTTTGTGCTGCACGAAATTAATCGAGATCCACAACGAATGATCGATGTATTTGCCGGTAACCAGCGAATCAATTTAGCCCAATTCGCAAAACATTTTCCATCCGCTAACCAAGCCCAGCAGTTTTTTACCGATATGGTCGCTTTGTGTGTCTATCCGTTCGTGGCTCAGCCCATGTTAGAAAAAGTGCTTGACCTGACCCCGACGGGGTATCTACAGTTTATTCAACAGCGTAAAAAACACATTAAAGATCGACTGTTGAACCAACCACTCAACCCAACGAACTCATGAACAGGACCAATTTATCCCCTCAATTATGGATTGGTTGCTTGGCGATCACCGTTTCGGTTAGTCTCTTTACCCAAGCCGGTATAGGTGTAGGCCTAGAGTATAGTTTGCTGAGTGGAATAGCCCTACT contains:
- a CDS encoding TetR/AcrR family transcriptional regulator; the encoded protein is MAIIQQSTQSRILTEAVTIFQQKGLHGARMQEIADKAGINKAMLHYYFKTKEELFQQVFQLALDLFIAKIELILTSELPLAQIVIHYVDHTLDALSANPTIPAFVLHEINRDPQRMIDVFAGNQRINLAQFAKHFPSANQAQQFFTDMVALCVYPFVAQPMLEKVLDLTPTGYLQFIQQRKKHIKDRLLNQPLNPTNS